The Punica granatum isolate Tunisia-2019 chromosome 4, ASM765513v2, whole genome shotgun sequence genome has a window encoding:
- the LOC116204753 gene encoding tetraketide alpha-pyrone reductase 1, with protein MKESRPVVVTGANGFIGSWLVRTLLEEGYPAIHASVYPGSDATHLLSLPCASGGRVRIFEADVLDRAAVGRAVEGCSGVFHVASPCTLEDPKDPEKELILPAVQGTLNVMEAARRSGTVRRVVLTSSISAMVPKPNWPAGKVFDETSWTDLDYCKSRQKWYPVSKTLAEKAAWEFAEKHGMDLVSIHPATCLGPLLQPGLNASCAVLLQLLKGSEDTQEYHWLGAIHVKDVAKAQVLLFENTSAKGRYLSTNGICQFSDFAERVRKLFPEYPIHRFTGETQPGLVACDDAAKRLIDIGMVFTPLENAIRETVESLKSKGFLGQK; from the exons ATGAAGGAATCGCGACCCGTCGTCGTCACCGGAGCAAACGGGTTCATCGGTTCGTGGCTCGTCCGCACTCTCCTTGAGGAGGGCTACCCGGCCATCCACGCCTCGGTCTACCCGGGCTCCGACGCCACCCACCTCCTCTCACTCCCCTGTGCCTCCGGGGGGCGCGTCCGGATCTTCGAGGCTGACGTGCTGGACCGGGCCGCTGTGGGGCGGGCTGTCGAGGGCTGCTCCGGCGTTTTCCACGTGGCTTCCCCCTGCACCCTCGAGGATCCCAAGGACCCGGAGAAGGAGCTCATCCTTCCCGCCGTGCAGGGGACGCTGAACGTCATGGAGGCAGCGAGGAGGTCCGGCACGGTCAGGCGCGTGGTGCTCACTTCCTCCATCTCGGCGATGGTCCCCAAACCCAATTGGCCTGCCGGCAAGGTATTCGACGAGACTTCATGGACCGATCTCGACTACTGCAAGTCCCGACAG AAATGGTACCCGGTGTCGAAAACACTTGCAGAGAAGGCGGCGTGGGAGTTTGCAGAGAAGCATGGAATGGACCTCGTCTCCATCCACCCAGCAACTTGCCTGGGCCCTCTCCTGCAGCCTGGGCTGAATGCGAGCTGTGCTGTGCTGCTTCAGCTGCTAAAGGGATCAGAGGATACCCAGGAGTACCACTGGCTTGGGGCCATTCATGTTAAGGACGTGGCCAAGGCACAGGTCTTGCTGTTCGAAAATACTTCTGCAAAGGGAAGGTATCTCAGCACAAACGGGATATGCCAGTTCAGTGATTTTGCCGAGAGGGTCAGGAAGCTCTTCCCTGAGTATCCCATCCACAG GTTCACAGGGGAGACTCAACCTGGCCTGGTAGCATGCGACGATGCAGCAAAGAGACTAATTGATATTGGCATGGTCTTTACGCCTCTTGAAAATGCCATTAGAGAGACAGTTGAGAGCCTTAAATCGAAAGGCTTCCTGGGCCAGAAGTAA
- the LOC116204752 gene encoding uncharacterized protein LOC116204752 isoform X2, producing MWPIWPISVHSITFSTPNHLSPTKFRIPIFRDTARLRYDGSLALFVDINVGEELKKWSGVEVEHSGLIGGGRRRYSISLGLSMRTVPSSLHGSLSGCLASGSCGHGGGNGCKLVVAMAKRKKPSSSPSQSDPTPARITSNVKQNLQFLRLWKEFQTRKSGNPRPSTSYRRKRVEKEELPEDVNLYEDPTMALYYTHQGLETATPVLLVDGYNVCGYWMKLKKHFVSGRLDIARQKLIDELVTFSMLREVKVVVVFDAMMSGLPTHKETFAGIDVVFAGESCADSWIEKEVVALREDGCPKVWVVTSDHSQQHAAYGAGAFIWSSKALVSEIKASQKEVERMLQEHRSSSFQGKLLRDNLDSEVVDALKDLRSKLSENEQKSRR from the exons atgtggCCAATTTGGCCAATTTCTGTCCACTCGATTACGTTTTCGACTCCAAATCACCTCAGTCCGACCAAATTCCGAATACCCATTTTCCGGGACACAGCGAGGCTTAGATACGATGGTTCCTTGGCACTGTTCGTTGACATTAATGTAGGAGAAGAACTCAAGAAGTGGTCGGGGGTTGAAGTAGAGCACAGTGGATTGATTGGCGGAGGAAGACGGCGGTATTCGATCAGTCTGGGCCTGTCCATGAGAACGGTGCCATCGTCGCTGCATGGCAGTCTGAGCGGTTGTCTTGCCTCCGGTTCGTGCGGTCACGGCGGCGGCAATGGATGCAAGCTCGTCGTAGCTATGGCCAAGAGAAAGAagccctcttcttctccttctcag TCTGACCCAACCCCTGCGAGGATAACATCAAATGTGAAGCAGAATTTGCAGTTCCTCAGACTATGGAAG GAGTTCCAAACGAGAAAGTCAGGTAATCCGAGGCCTTCTACAAGCTACCGCCGGAAGAGGGTCGAGAAGGAGGAGCTGCCTGAAGATGTAAACCTCTACGAGGATCCTACCATGGCTCTCTACTA TACGCATCAGGGCTTGGAAACTGCCACACCTGTCCTGCTTGTGGACGGCTATAATGTGTGTGGCTATTGGATGAAGCTGAAGAAACATTTTGTGAGTGGAAGACTCGACATTGCCCGTCAAAAGTTAATTGATGAACTCGTAACATTTAGTATGCTACGAG AGGTTAAAGTGGTAGTTGTATTTGATGCCATGATGTCAGGACTACCGACACACAAGGAAACTTTTGCCGG TATCGATGTAGTTTTTGCCGGTGAGTCATGTGCAGATTCTTGGATTGAGAAAGAG GTTGTAGCCTTAAGGGAAGATGGTTGCCCCAAAGTATGGGTCGTGACATCGGATCATTCTCAGCAGCATGCAGCATATGGAGCT GGAGCCTTCATTTGGAGTTCCAAGGCCTTGGTTTCTGAG ATCAAAGCCTCTCAGAAAGAAGTGGAGAGAATGCTTCAGGAGCACAG AAGTTCTTCCTTCCAAGGGAAACTCTTGAGGGACAATCTCGACTCAGAAGTTGTAGACGCACTAAAGGATCTAAGAAGCAAGCTCTCCGAGAATGAACAAAAGAGCCGCAGATGA
- the LOC116204752 gene encoding uncharacterized protein LOC116204752 isoform X1, with protein sequence MWPIWPISVHSITFSTPNHLSPTKFRIPIFRDTARLRYDGSLALFVDINVGEELKKWSGVEVEHSGLIGGGRRRYSISLGLSMRTVPSSLHGSLSGCLASGSCGHGGGNGCKLVVAMAKRKKPSSSPSQQSDPTPARITSNVKQNLQFLRLWKEFQTRKSGNPRPSTSYRRKRVEKEELPEDVNLYEDPTMALYYTHQGLETATPVLLVDGYNVCGYWMKLKKHFVSGRLDIARQKLIDELVTFSMLREVKVVVVFDAMMSGLPTHKETFAGIDVVFAGESCADSWIEKEVVALREDGCPKVWVVTSDHSQQHAAYGAGAFIWSSKALVSEIKASQKEVERMLQEHRSSSFQGKLLRDNLDSEVVDALKDLRSKLSENEQKSRR encoded by the exons atgtggCCAATTTGGCCAATTTCTGTCCACTCGATTACGTTTTCGACTCCAAATCACCTCAGTCCGACCAAATTCCGAATACCCATTTTCCGGGACACAGCGAGGCTTAGATACGATGGTTCCTTGGCACTGTTCGTTGACATTAATGTAGGAGAAGAACTCAAGAAGTGGTCGGGGGTTGAAGTAGAGCACAGTGGATTGATTGGCGGAGGAAGACGGCGGTATTCGATCAGTCTGGGCCTGTCCATGAGAACGGTGCCATCGTCGCTGCATGGCAGTCTGAGCGGTTGTCTTGCCTCCGGTTCGTGCGGTCACGGCGGCGGCAATGGATGCAAGCTCGTCGTAGCTATGGCCAAGAGAAAGAagccctcttcttctccttctcag CAGTCTGACCCAACCCCTGCGAGGATAACATCAAATGTGAAGCAGAATTTGCAGTTCCTCAGACTATGGAAG GAGTTCCAAACGAGAAAGTCAGGTAATCCGAGGCCTTCTACAAGCTACCGCCGGAAGAGGGTCGAGAAGGAGGAGCTGCCTGAAGATGTAAACCTCTACGAGGATCCTACCATGGCTCTCTACTA TACGCATCAGGGCTTGGAAACTGCCACACCTGTCCTGCTTGTGGACGGCTATAATGTGTGTGGCTATTGGATGAAGCTGAAGAAACATTTTGTGAGTGGAAGACTCGACATTGCCCGTCAAAAGTTAATTGATGAACTCGTAACATTTAGTATGCTACGAG AGGTTAAAGTGGTAGTTGTATTTGATGCCATGATGTCAGGACTACCGACACACAAGGAAACTTTTGCCGG TATCGATGTAGTTTTTGCCGGTGAGTCATGTGCAGATTCTTGGATTGAGAAAGAG GTTGTAGCCTTAAGGGAAGATGGTTGCCCCAAAGTATGGGTCGTGACATCGGATCATTCTCAGCAGCATGCAGCATATGGAGCT GGAGCCTTCATTTGGAGTTCCAAGGCCTTGGTTTCTGAG ATCAAAGCCTCTCAGAAAGAAGTGGAGAGAATGCTTCAGGAGCACAG AAGTTCTTCCTTCCAAGGGAAACTCTTGAGGGACAATCTCGACTCAGAAGTTGTAGACGCACTAAAGGATCTAAGAAGCAAGCTCTCCGAGAATGAACAAAAGAGCCGCAGATGA
- the LOC116202378 gene encoding NAC domain-containing protein 35: MSQEDNGRDEHEHDMVMPGFRFHPTEEELVEFYLRRKVEGKRFNVELITFLDLYRYDPWELPALAAIGEKEWFFYVPRDRKYRNGDRPNRVTTSGYWKATGADRMIRGENSRPIGLKKTLVFYSGKAPKGIRTSWIMNEYRLPQHETERSQKVEISLCRVYKRPGVEDHPSLPRSSSLGTKPSSSSRLACTLSSANKKHYNIEIMERQLQAHNNASQINNENNNSSIEKMTETDGSCSSSDVSIALGLSRHDTAAYCPLVEVNNGISLLQPQPPKTNLPSASSSSSGCSLVPFTVDELHTIVNYQHQQQPEQLVHHQFYGHQSAESTQLLISPNQLSSSKIPIGTLQAAATNFSDRLWDWNPVPETNRPLPDQFGSHFK; the protein is encoded by the exons ATGAGTCAGGAGGACAACGGGAGGGACGAGCACGAGCACGACATGGTGATGCCGGGCTTCCGGTTCCACCCCACCGAGGAAGAGCTGGTCGAGTTCTACCTCCGTCGTAAGGTTGAGGGGAAACGATTTAATGTCGAGCTCATCACTTTTCTTGATCTTTATCGATATGACCCGTGGGAACTTCCTG CTTTGGCGGCGATTGGGGAGAAGGAGTGGTTCTTCTACGTGCCGAGAGACCGTAAGTACCGGAACGGGGACCGGCCGAATCGCGTCACCACTTCTGGGTACTGGAAGGCGACCGGGGCCGACAGGATGATCCGAGGAGAGAACTCCCGGCCGATCGGGCTCAAGAAAACCCTAGTTTTCTACTCGGGAAAGGCTCCCAAAGGGATTCGAACCAGTTGGATCATGAACGAGTATCGCTTGCCTCAGCACGAGACGGAGCGCTCTCAAAAG GTGGAAATTTCGTTATGCCGCGTTTACAAGAGGCCAGGAGTGGAAGACCACCCTTCGCTGCCTCGCTCTTCTTCGCTCGGGACCAAGCCATCATCCTCATCCCGTCTGGCCTGCACCTTAAGCTCAGCAAATAAGAAGCATTACAATATTGAGATCATGGAAAGACAGCTCCAAGCTCATAACAATGCTAGCCAGATCAACAACGAGAACAACAACAGCAGCATTGAAAAGATGACCGAAACCGATGGCAGCTGCAGCAGCTCTGATGTCTCAATCGCCCTTGGCCTCTCGAGGCACGATACCGCTGCCTACTGTCCGCTGGTGGAGGTCAACAACGGGATTTCCCTCCTTCAACCCCAGCCACCAAAGACTAACTTGCcttcggcttcttcttcttcttcgggcTGTTCGCTGGTTCCATTTACGGTGGATGAGCTTCACACTATAGTTAACTACCAGCATCAGCAGCAACCCGAGCAGCTAGTGCACCACCAGTTTTACGGGCACCAGTCGGCCGAGTCGACACAGTTGTTGATCTCACCAAATCAGCTGAGCAGTAGCAAGATACCGATCGGGACACTTCAGGCTGCTGCCACGAATTTCTCTGACCGGCTTTGGGATTGGAATCCTGTCCCCGAGACTAATAGACCATTACCTGATCAGTTTGGGAGCCACTTCAAGTAG
- the LOC116202228 gene encoding NADH dehydrogenase [ubiquinone] 1 beta subcomplex subunit 3-A-like: MAKPLGPTGEFFKRRDEWRKHPMLTNQLRHATPGLGIALVAFGIYLVGEQVYDKLYKPSDHHHHQHSPSSSSH; encoded by the coding sequence ATGGCGAAACCATTGGGACCCACCGGGGAGTTCTTCAAGAGGAGGGACGAGTGGAGGAAGCACCCGATGCTGACGAATCAGCTCCGCCACGCCACTCCCGGCCTCGGCATCGCCCTCGTTGCCTTCGGCATCTACCTCGTCGGCGAGCAGGTCTACGACAAGCTCTACAAGCCCTccgaccaccaccaccaccagcACTCCCCGTCCTCTTCTTCTCACTGA